A single window of Gavia stellata isolate bGavSte3 chromosome 16, bGavSte3.hap2, whole genome shotgun sequence DNA harbors:
- the MED7 gene encoding mediator of RNA polymerase II transcription subunit 7: MGEPQQVSALPPPPMQYIKEYTDENIRKGLAPKPPPPVKDSYMMFGNQFQCDDLIIRPLESQGIERLHPMQFDHKKELRKLNMSILVNFLDLLDILIRSPGSIKREEKLEDLKLLFVHVHHLINEYRPHQARETLRVMMEVQKRQRLETAERFQKHLERVVEMIQNCLASLPDDLPHSEGGLRVKVEPMDTDDGSNCIGQSEKLRERSGGKRDQVLDKDAAMCSIIDEMT; this comes from the coding sequence ATGGGTGAACCTCAGCAAGTGAGTGCCCTTCCTCCACCTCCAATGCAatatataaaagaatatacTGATGAGAATATCCGTAAAGGCCTGGCTCCAAAGCCACCTCCACCTGTGAAAGACAGTTATATGATGTTTGGTAATCAGTTTCAGTGTGATGATCTGATTATTCGACCCTTGGAGAGCCAGGGTATTGAACGGTTACATCCTATGCAGTTTGATCACAAGAAGGAATTAAGAAAACTTAATATGTCTATCCTGGTCAACTTTTTGGACCTCTTGGATATCTTGATAAGGAGTCCAGGAAGTATAAAGCGAGAGGAGAAACTGGAAGACttgaaactgctttttgttCATGTCCATCATCTTATAAATGAGTATCGCCCTCACCAAGCTAGGGAGACACTGAGAGTCATGATGGAGGTGCAGAAACGTCAGCGCTTGGAAACAGCAGAGCGATTTCAGAAGCACTTAGAGCGAGTTGTAGAGATGATTCAGAACTGCCTGGCGTCCTTGCCTGATGATCTGCCTCATTCAGAGGGAGGACTTAGAGTGAAAGTGGAACCAATGGATACTGATGATGGCAGCAACTGTATTGGACAGAGCGAAAAACTGAGAGAGCGTTCTGGTGGCAAGAGAGATCAGGTTTTAGACAAAGATGCAGCTATGTGTAGCATTATTGATGAAATGACATGA
- the LOC104259072 gene encoding hepatitis A virus cellular receptor 1 homolog: MSSYFCWILLILFTGPTVSGSLVKGRVGENITVPCSYSVKRTQDITSMCWGRGSCPVSKCYQTIIWTDGWKVTEQYNSRYILKGNLLMGDVSLTIVNAEEADSGIYCCRVEISGWFNDQTSNHKVVIEKARISTASPHTYTSEQTSAHGSTSESSFTITRAWPLVSASEAPQTASGPCSGTSDCSDVNSNLQNASVSLPKQQYSENGLYIGVGLCAVLLAILILALFLTRQYLYNTKKTGDFANFVAYWRPERAGNHSALEDEIHTEENIYIIH, from the exons ATGTCATCTTACTTCTGCTGGATTCTTTTGATCCTGTTTACAG GCCCCACAGTATCGGGATCACTTGTGAAAGGAAGGGTGGGTGAGAATATCACTGTGCCCTGCTCTTACAGTGTTAAGAGGACACAAGACATCACATCAATGTGCTGGGGTCGTGGCAGCTGCCCTGTTTCAAAATGTTATCAGACCATTAtctggacagatggatggaagGTGACAGAGCAGTACAACAGCAGGTATATATTGAAAGGGAACCTGCTGATGGGCGACGTGTCCCTCACGATCGTGAACGCCGAGGAAGCAGACAGTGGGATATACTGCTGCCGCGTGGAGATCTCAGGGTGGTTCAATGATCAGACAAGTAATCACAAGGTTGTGATAGAGAAAG ctAGGATCTCTACTGCAAGTCCTCACACTTACACCTCTGAACAGACCTCAG CTCATGGGAGCACCAGCGAATCATCCTTTACCATCACAAGAGCGTGGCCGTTGGTTTCTGCTTCGGAAGCTCCTCAGACT GCCTCTGGTCCCTGCTCAGGCACCTCAGACTGCTCGGATGTAAACTCAAACCTGCAG AATGCATCTGTATCGCTTCCCAAGCAGCAGTATTCAGAAAATGGGCTATACATTGGGGTTGGTTTATGTGCGGTACTTCTAGCCATCCTTATTTTGGCTCTGTTCCTCACTAGAC AATATTTATACAATACGAAGAAGACGGGTGACTTTGCAAA ttttgTTGCATATTGGAGACCAGAACGTGCAGGGAACCATAGTGCTCTGGAAGATGAGATCcacacagaggaaaacatttaTATAATACACTAA